A region of the Peromyscus leucopus breed LL Stock chromosome X, UCI_PerLeu_2.1, whole genome shotgun sequence genome:
GTGGTCTAGCATCATGCAACTTGCTATAGTGTGGCAGTGGGGTTAGCAATGTTCTTATTGGCAATACTTTTGCCTGTGTTCCTTGTAGCCTGGAAAGGGAAGAAGTGGGTAGGTGGGAAAATGTAAGAATGCATGGCAGATGATTCTACTTGTGTGCCATACCTGGTAGAGGCATATCCCAGACACAGCAAATGAAGGCATATCAGGGCTTTGGAGAGGGAATGGGGATGCttattgttaatattctgatcccatCCCTTGGCGCCACCCTGCGTCCTAATGCaaaagtctctttttaaggaaaaactccacccatttcttctctcctcttctgcttcacTCTCACAAGGTGTGTACCCCTCAACccccctctccctcaccccctctgtcttctttctgtctctctgcctctttatccctctattataataaactctccatgtggatgcatCGTGTATCACTGGCCACCGTTTCCCTGCACACACAGGATACCCTTAGGGTTCCCCCACATAATAATAATTCCTAACAGTCATGGGTCTGTGTTTCCTTTAGAAACTTTTAGTCTTAAGCAGCACCAATGGGTAAACACCACTGTGGGATACTAACTATGACACAAGGCTACtataagggaaagaaaaagatgctAGAGTTGTGCCTGGCTACTCACTGTCTCAAATACTGCATACACGTGGCCGTAGTTAGCCCCAGCCACAAGGCCCGGGCCTCCAACTAGCCCTGCACAGACGTTGTTGACAATGTTACCATAGAGATTAGGCATCACCATGACATCAAACTGCTGAGGCCTGGATACCAGCTGTGGGAAAAGAAGTGAGCTGAGTTGTATAAGCTATGAGACCAAGGGTGGGCAGAAGGCTATGGAGCCAGATGGGCTGATTACCTGCATTGTTGTGTTATCCACAATCATGCTGTCAAAGGTGATCTGCGGGTAGCGGGCTGCCACCTCCCTGCAGCACTGGAGGAAGAGCCCATCACCCAGTTTCCTAGATAACGGGGGATACAAGATACCAGCTTGACCTCTCACTACAGTCAGCTGGAAAGTACAGAGAACCATGGAACCCTGTGGACTAACTTGTAACCTGTCttccatatggaaaaacaaacataatCCCATCTATCTCACCTTTTCTAGGGATTCACTAGAGGATACAGAGCCTCAGGGACAACAGAATACAGTCCTGAGTGTGGCCCCTGATACCCTAGACCCTGCAGATGGACCTGAGCAGGCCCTTCCAGCTACTTTGTAGCTGTTCAAAGTAGGTAGAAAGGTATAGAGTAGACATACATGATGTTGGCCTTGTGCACAGCCGTCACTTTCTTACGCCCACTCTCCTGGGCCAGCTTGAAAGCATATTCAGCAATTCGAAGGGACTTGGCCTTGGTGATAATCTTCAAGCTCTCCACCACTCCTGCTACGCTCTGAGAAGAGGCCAGGGGACAACAAAGGGCTTAATGGGAGTACCACATGATGCAGCCTTATCACTGAGTATATCTGGCTTTTCCAACCCCTTGAGTGGGGACACCTCTTCCTTGTTTCTGAAGCTCTCAACTCTGACCTTGGCCATAATCACCACCTACTCATAGAGGATCAAGTAGTTTTGCCTACCTCATGCTCCAGACTGCTGTACTCTCCCTCTGTGTTTTCCCGCACAATGAGGATGTCTATGTCCTTGTGCCGGGTCACCACTCCTGGCAGGCTCTTACAGTGGATGACGTTGGCATAGAGGTCTAGGCTGGTGCTGGGAGGGTAACAGGGAGAAAATCAAACCAGGCCCTACTAGCAACTTAGCCAGGTTCATGAATGTCAGCACAGCCCACCCTCGTCTTCACTGAACCACCACTCTATGTACATGGCTCTCACCGAAGGATGTTGTTTCGGGATTTGTGAGATGGTGGCAGGTTATGATTTGTTTCAATGTTGCCTacaggacaaaaacaaacaagataggCAAGCTAGAGAGGGATCCTCTGGGCTCAACAGCATTGCTATATCCCCCCACCTGGCCTAGGGAATGTTCACCAAAGGTTGATCCAACTGGAGAAGAAATACTTCCTTGAACTCTAGGTTATAACTGCCATTGTAAGCTCCATGAGGTTCGAAGGGGtatatgtgcatgcctgcatgtgtgtgtgagtgcctgcatgcacgtgcatgcgtgtgtgcgagagagagagtgagagagagtgagagagagagagagagagagagagagagagagagagagagagacatgagtTTCATGATGAGTTTCAACAACCTTGACAAgcacctggcacatagtaggcactcaataaatatttactaaataaattaataaatatgcttAACAGCTAGCCAGGACACCCTGCCACTTATTACCcaggctatcttttttttttttttttttttttttttttttgtttttcgagacagggtttctctgtgtagctttgcgcctttcctggaactcacttggtagcccaggctggcctcaaactcacagagatccgcctggctctgcctcccgagtgctgggattaaaggcgtgcgccaccaccgcccagctttaccCAGGCTATCTTTACAGAGTGACCATTTTTGTTTATGATAacattaataacaataaattGGCTAGCCACACTGGGACCAACAAGATGACCTTGGTAAGTTACTGCCAGGTCCCAAACTGAAGTGCTATCCATGCCCAGCTCAGGGGCAGGTGGAGGCTGCCTGAAAAAGGCCCCAGCTAGGCCATAGCATGTCTGGGCCAGAGTGGCCCAGATAtctagaggaaggaaaaaagaggccCAGTGAGGCCAGTGAGGTAGTATCTGCTAGAAGGTGATTAGACCACACCAAGTGGAAAAGCCTTTTTTGACAGCCCATCAGGACCAGCTGTCCCCCACTTCCAAGTTGTTCCCTGCCCAGATTGACTTCACCCAGAGTGCTTATGGCACCCTGTGGTTCATGTAAGGCCCATTCAATGCCAACATATTCCTCCCACAGAGCGGTGGATGGGTTAAACTTCACAGAATGATTGATTAGTTTAAGGTTGTGCACCCAACCAAGGCAAACCCCAGGAAATATTGTTAGAGTCCTTATGTATAATGTCCATGACTATGCCACTTGGAGCCAGGGCAGCAAGCAGAGGAGCAAACTACATCTCTGATCTTTAGTTTGTGAAGAAAAGCTGTGGGTCAAAGCAGATCCCAGCAGAGGCATGCCTCAGTGAAGGAAGAGGTAGGAAGAAGCCACTGAGCAAGCTCACACAGGCCACTGAAATAACAGAACCATGCTACCAACAGGCCCACAGAAGCCTCTACCCAGACGCCAAGAACAAGAGTCATCAATAACCAGAAAAATCCCTGAAATTGGAACCAAGGGAACCCACAAAAGTCAGTATATAGGCAAAAGGAATCACATATAGCACCCCAACCTGGCCCCTGGACTCACCCTTTAGGGCCACACGGTTCCGGCGGATGGCCATGATGGCATTTCGGATATCCTCCTCATCAGCATTGGAACTCACATGTACCTCTTCAAAGTCCActggcacacatgcatgcctgcagtaAAGCCTGGCTAAAGAAGCTGGCCTAAGGCCTTCCACACCCCTCCTGAAGCCTATACCAACCAGTCTTTCCCCTGCTGCTTCCCACCTTGACCTGGCTCCAGCTAAGAGGGAACTGGACCCACCCATGCCAAACATGAGGGTCATACTCGACCTTTACAGGACTGGTACCACTTTCTTTGTGCCCAGGTCAGCCTAGCAGGATGAGAAACATTGGGATGCAAGACCTGGGTTTACAGTCAGGCTTTCCTGCTACCACCCCACTGGGTACCTGGGTAGAGTACCAGCTGGTGGGCTTCTGGGTTCCCTGTGCTTCTTGGCACAAAGTTCTTGGGGGCTTCCAGCTTGGCTTGGGGAACAACCCTCCCTGGGAGAGAAATTAAGGGAGGAAGGTCCAGGTCCTCCATACCTGAATACTGATTTAACGTGCAACATGAGCTCCGGGCCGATGCCATCCCCTGGGATCATAGTCACTGTATGCCGCCCACCATATTTAGCagatggaggctggaagaagggagagggtcAAAGTGAGCCCTTGGGTACAACCAATGTGCACCCTGACTTGAGCCAATTACCTTCTTCCCTCCAGTACCAATCCCACAGGCTAGCCAAGGCAAGATTGCTGTTCTGGGGCTCCTGATcagcagccaccaccaccccaagccCACCTGGACTTGGGTTAACCCCAAAGCAACTAAGAGCCCCTCAAATCTAATTCAGAGAATACTCACAATTGTTTGTTGCTagagggaagacagaaaggaagaagacatgGATCAGCCAAGGTTGGAAGAACAAGGCTGTGACCAGGGAACTGGGTTCTTTTCCCTGGGGACTCTGTTTAGTATAACTCAGAGGGGAGATGTGAGTGACCTCTGGAGACTGTGCCTCAGAGGGAAGAACAGGAGGGCCAGGGAGCAACATACAGTCATGTGTGCATGGGCACATATACATAGTACACACAGTCTCATATACATTATGTGTATGCAcgctcatgcatacacatacacacacacaaaatacatgagCACAGCTCTCTCCCTCACATGTATATGTACGTGCCTGTGCAAACACACATCCAAGGCAGGTACTTACTGAGGAAATGCTCCTCCGGGGGGCCTCATTAGCACACAGAACCTGTCAAAGAGAACCCAGATGCCAATGTTAGCTATTCAATCCCAAAAGTCAAGTTCAAAAGAGCTAGCCTAGCTCTtggcagagaggaaatgattATCAGTAAACAACAATTCATTATGTATATAGGACATTCCAAAGCTTCCATTCCCAAAAACTGTTCTACAGGAGCACCAGACAAAGTTTGCCCAATACTTAACTCTCTTGTggatcaacataataaaaactacatgCCCTGGCCTGGCATTGTAGTTTTAATCCCAGcctgcagaaggcagaggcaagtagatctctgtgagttcaaggccagcttggtctacatagtaaattccaggccagcaaggtgACAGAGCAAGGTCTTGTCTCTAAAgccaaacaaaaatagaactgTATGTCCCCATCCCATTTGTGTATTGGCTCTCGGCCAATTATTGCTACACGTGCAAGAAAAAAGACTGTTAAATTTGAAATGTTGCAAAAAGGATACTCTCAATAAGCCACCAACTCTGAACAATAATTTTATTATGCCTTTCCTTATTACAAAGCCAGTGCATAGTCACTATAATAAATGCAAATAGGGAGGTAAAGAGAATACAGTACCCCACTGCCCTGGGATAAGCACTGTCACCCCTAGGGAATGGTCCTtcagaacagaaataaaaaatgcctAGAAAAACACAGCCATTTCTGGAAGACTAATAGCATATACCAATCTCTAGGATGGCTCTCACAAGGGACTGCAAGCTGCTTTTGTGGTGTATCCTGGATGGATGATGAATGTCCCCAATCTCACGACTGGGAAGCAGCCATGTTTGGCCATGTGATACTCTAATAGCTTCAGAGAAAAGTTGTTTGGGCCAAATGGGCTAGGTGCTAAGAAGTCATTCACTGTTCTTGAGGGAGAGGCCACATCTTCAGCTCCACAGGAaagctttcctcctccttcctgctgtgCCCCACTCACTTAGGAATACCTGAGGAGGCACTGGCATGGTACAGCTAAGTTCTTCCTTGTAACTTTAGGATTCTCTGCCACTCAACCACCAGACAGTAGCAGAGCGTTCTAAGCAATAGCAGAGACACAATAACCATTTTCTAAAGAGccctgccttcttcccagaaGACCAGAAGGCTCAGACAGAGTCTAACCATTCCCCTCTGGGTTACCCTAGTCCCAGTTACAAGAGGCCCAGTAACCCTGGCACTATCAATGCAGGAATGCCACTCAGTGGCCCAAGCCAAGAACTAGGAAGGCTGACTACTAGGACCAGAGTCCCAAGGGCCCCTCACTATATATGCAGCTACCAGCATACTTGGagcttctttgctttctttctagtACTTGTCAATATCAGATTCATCTTGTCTGCAGGGTCTCCATGCCTTCTATCAGAAGGTAGCACAGATAGCCCTTTCTCCTGGGAGCCTTCCCTGGCTGTTAAGTTCTACTTATACCTTACCTCTACTCATCTAAGAGACATAACTCTACCTGATTATCACCTCCCTGCTCTCTTCCTAGCCTCTGAGAACAGAGCACATTTGTCTTGCCCTCCACTGTCACTCCAAGACCAAGTACAGTGCCTGacccagtgctgggaccacaagGAACATTTCCTTAGTGAATAAGtacatcagaaaacaaagaaacagatggAGACCGTGGATATCTGAGTCCAAATCCACCATCTGCTACTCTTAAAATGGCTTTGTGTCTACATCAAAATCCATGgaatagaagccaggcatggtggcatacaccagtagtcctagtacttaggaggagaggtaggaggatcagaaattcaagattatCCTCATATACACAGTGatttcaaggctagtctggactacatgaaactctgcttaaaaaaagaaaagggaacagtTAGTCAATCCATGGAATGGAGGTACCAACTTTATTTAACTGCTATAAATCTTAACAAAGAGGGGGTATGCAAAGTTGTTCACAAGCCCCAGCAGGATGGAGCTAAGCTAAAGTACACCACCCCTCACTCTACCAGCTTCTCAGTCAGAGAGTTAGTTCAAAGCTAGTGTCCTTGGGAGATGCAAGACTGACCCTTGTACTCTCAACACTTAATTCCTCCTGGACTTCAGCTGTGTCAGTGAGCCAGCCTTCTAAGGGCCTGCACTAGGTGTGGCTTACAATCTATGCAGCCCTGCTCATGGAAGGCAATATCACTGCCAGGGCTGAACCTGTCCCACAGCTGCCTCCTGTGCCAGATGTTACAATGGGCTTTGTCCCAGTCCCAGAAAACTCCCCAAACACAGACCCCTGATCTTGCTCTATATAGATGTGGATAGTTTCTTTTAGGAGATTGCAAAGCTCTCCCTCATGAACCCAGGTTGTCCAATTAAAGAAGCCCAGTATGAGGCAGGTTGAGGAGTTGAAGTccatattttaaatggaatttcaTAAAGCATATGCAACTTCCTTCCCCAGAGAACAGAGGGGAGAAACTAGTAAGTAGAAGGGCTGCAGGCAACATGGAGTTCTGGAAAGTCAGAGTCAGCAAATGCTTTGAGAACATGAAGTCCTCTCTGCTCACTGGACAGAGGGGAAACTGGAgcccagagagagaagagaattggccTAACGTCAAGTTCTGGGTCAGTGGGAGAACAAGGCCTGGAGGTGATAGCTCTTATTCCCCAGAGCTGGTTGTTGGCTTGCTGGCGCTAAGTCGTGCTAACCAGGAGCTAAACCGGCTAATCAAGACCccaaagagaaagccaaggaaGCAAAGCCCCAGGGGCTTTCCAGCCTCAGAATCCTGGTTCAGTCTCATTACAGGGGTTTGGGCTTGCTTGTTGGCCTTTTGACTACAATCAAGTGTCaagccacttgggaggcagcggaTCTGGAATTATAAGAATGTATGAGGAATCAAGAGTCATTGGAAAAGGCTGATTCTCCACCTTCACTAGGTCAGGTGACAAAGCAGTCCAAGAGAGGGAAACCCAAGGAGGAACTGAGTCTGGGAACCAGACACCAACCTAGGTGGTAAGGGCAAGGCGGGCCAGGGACACGTgacctcttcaaaagggcttccACAAGGACACTAGGGAGGGGTGCACCCTCCACTGCGGTGCACCTTTCCAGTTCTTCCGGAGCCCCTGTCACCAGTCACAGATCTCCCCCCAACTTCGGCCAACCTCCTCACTGACAGCAGAAGCGACCAATGAACTCCAGTGTGCAGCCCTCTCCCCGCCCCTCATAAGGCCCGCACAGCCAATTGAACTCTAGGTTGCTCAAAGGGCCGTTACCCCACTCCTGGTCTTAATGGGGTGTGAAGTCCCCCAGTGAGCGCTGCAGCTGTCTCTCAGCGGCCATTCACCACTCACCTCCCAAGGACGGCAGAGGAGAGTTGGCTTGAACACTGCCTTTGCAGCACCGCCAGCAGCTATCACCACCTTCAGCGCCATGACGAGAAGTGAGGACCTCTACAGGTCAAAACGTTAAGACACTGTTCTCGCGAGAACTCAGCCCTGCGAGAGGTCGGGGGATACAGGGTAAGAAAAGCTAGCACTACGCACGCGCACGGTTTCACCGGTTCCTACGCCCCCTTCCGGTGCCTCTAACGCTGTTGCCGCCATCTTGGGGTTGGGGGGTTGGGAAGTGTGACCGGTTGGGACCCTGGCTAGGGAAGCGGACACGTCAGTGCCGCCAGCGACGTCACCAGGCCCGGCCCAGCCCGCCGGCGCACGATTGGGTGCTGAGGCCGCTTACGCGTCGCGCTTCCTCGTCTGCTCCGCATGTTCAGGGCGGCTTGCTCTCTTTTCCCTTCGGCAGAGAAGAGGCGATGGCGGCGATGGCATCTTTCGGCGCCGTGGCGCTACTCCTGCTGTCCGGCTTATCTTGCTGCTCAGGTAGCGGCCTGGCCGGAGCTTGTTTCGGGCGAGCCTCTGTCCCATGGCAGGTGgtgctgggggaggaagggtGCGCGCGAGGCAGGGGCCTGGCCCTTCCCGGGGCTCGTCGCTACTGGGATCTTCCCCTGCTGGGTGGCGTGGCGTGGCGTCCGAAGCACCACACACCCGTTTACCCGGCAGCCAGGCTGCTGGAAGAAACAGCCAAATGCTTTCTTGTCTGCTTTTGGGAGAGCCCCAAAGCCGCACCATGCTCCGGCCACCAGCTCCAGCCGGGAAGGTGATACGTCCTTGGTTCCTGTGTCAGAAGGTAGTCGCACAAGAGCAGTGCTTATCAGCACCTGGCAACTCCCTGTGTGAGAAATAGTGCCGGCAGAGAGGAACCAatgctgtgtaggccaggcttcCCCAAGAGAAATCTAAGAGAGGAAGCAAGGACCCTCCAGGCAGAGGAGCAGAGTAAGTGCACGAGGCAAGTTAGATAGGGAGCTTTTAGTGCCCGGACCCTAGACATTCCATGAGGCCCTGGTATATCCAATCCCAAGGATCATAGCAGAATTGAGCTCTGCACAGACCCATTGGTAGTTTTGAGCCATTTGTAacacctggtggtggtggtggggttgaaCTTAACCTGGAGTCTAGACATGTCTTTTGGAAGTTGTTAGAGAAGCAACTCAGACCTGAGAGCCTGAATTGAGCAGGACTTGGCTTCTATACATACAGGTagccttcctccatccttcctacTCATACCTCAGAGAATCCCCTGGTTTGTTGCTAGcagtgtcttaaaaaaacaaacctggctGTAAAACCTATTAGGGGCTCCACAGTGTCCACAGGAAAAAGGCCCAGCTTAGCAAGGCACAGAAGGGTTCCAAGACATCACACGTAGAGAACAGTTGGATGAGGACTGTCCCATTTAGTGTTTACTTCATACCCTGTGACATAATACCCTTAATTTTCCTGTGGCCAGGTTTCCTCAGAGGTGCTTCGTTTACAGGGACAGGTTGGTGTTTGGATCCAGAGTTTACTTCTCTCGGGAAACACTAGGACCATTCTTGACATTGTCAGCTGGCTGGATGTagagccccctccccctcttttttttaattttttgagacaaggattcactgtgtaacagtcctagctgtcctggaacttgctttgtagactaggctggccttgaactcacagacacctgcctgcctgtgtttcccaagtgctgggattaaaggcatgcaccaccaccactgcctgtcagGACCCTTACTTTGAAAGTCCTGTGTGTTGCCAGCACCCCACTTAGTGTCTGCAGAATGTGGTAAGCTATTGAGGCAGTACATGGCTCTGAATTGAGGCTATCTTGGTCTACTGGGCTCCTGGAGTGCTCCAGGCTCAGGTGAGCTGCTTCATGGCCTCCTGGTCCTAGATTCATGTACTAATTCAATAAATCAGCTCCCCTGCTGTCCTCAAACAcactcctgcttcttccatgtttttGCTTCAAGGTTCACCTCTGAAGAGCCTTCCCTACCCCACCCTAACCtgtctcaacatctctcactgGCCCCTTCTATTATACTTCAGACTGAGTACTAGGATCCACCTTCCAGACCCCTCCTGTCAGGAACAAAAGGATTTGTGTGTCCTTAGCTCACCAAGTCTGAGAGACAGAACCAGGGTGAGCCCTTTTGCCTGGAACACACAAATTGGCTTTGCCTCCTTCCCACAGCAGAGGCCTGCCTGGAGCCCCAGATCACCCCTTCTTACTATACAACCTCAGATGCCGTCATTTCTACAGAGACCGTATTCATCGTGGAGATCTCACTGACTTGCAAGAACAGGGTGCAGGTGAGACAGCAGGGACTCAGCAGAGAGGGTGCAGGGGAAGAGATGAGGGTGGCAGTGCTCTTCACTGGCAGTTGACAGTGACCTGAGGATCCTA
Encoded here:
- the Idh3g gene encoding LOW QUALITY PROTEIN: isocitrate dehydrogenase [NAD] subunit gamma, mitochondrial (The sequence of the model RefSeq protein was modified relative to this genomic sequence to represent the inferred CDS: inserted 1 base in 1 codon), yielding MALKVVIAAGGAAKAVFKPTLLCRPWEVLCANEAPRRSISSQQTIPPSAKYGGRHTVTMIPGDGIGPELMLHVKSVFRHACVPVDFEEVHVSSNADEEDIRNAIMAIRRNRVALKGNIETNHNLPPSHKSRNNILRTSLDLYANVIHCKSLPGVVTRHKDIDILIVRENTEGEYSSLEHESVAGVVESLKIITKAKSLRIAEYAFKLAQESGRKKVTAVHKANIMKLGDGLFLQCCREVAARYPQITFDSMIVDNTTMQLVSRPQQFDVMVMPNLYGNIVNNVCAGLVGGPGLVAGANYGHVYAVFETATRNTGKSIANKNIANPTATLXASCMMLDHLKLHSYATSIRKAVLASMDNENMHTPDIGGQGTTSQAIQDIIRHIRIINGRAVEA